The stretch of DNA CTAACATATTGAGCGCGAAATTAAGAAGAAAACTTTAAGCAATCTAACAACAATGCTATTCAATATTCAATTTCCTGTTAAAACCTTCTTCTAAGGATAGAAAAGTTTCTGTACCGGTAACTTCTAAAATCGATTGTATTCTATGAACCAAAATCCTTTTTAAATCTTCGTTATTTCTGGCGTAAATTTTTATCATATAAGAGTATTTACCTGTAATTGAATGACATTCTACTACTTCCGGTATTTCAACAATTTGTTGAAAAACTTCTTCGTGAGTTTTGTCGCTTGTAAGATTAACCTGAATACCTACAAATGCTAAAGTATGATAGCCTAGTTTTTTAGGAGATAAATTAAACTGTGATCCCTTTAAAAGTCCGC from Bacteroidales bacterium encodes:
- a CDS encoding Lrp/AsnC ligand binding domain-containing protein, which translates into the protein YYNNENNTAFIDMENFHLDILDKRILRILRADARVPFVEVARQCGVTGSAVHQRVHKMFEGGLLKGSQFNLSPKKLGYHTLAFVGIQVNLTSDKTHEEVFQQIVEIPEVVECHSITGKYSYMIKIYARNNEDLKRILVHRIQSILEVTGTETFLSLEEGFNRKLNIE